The genomic region GCGGCTACTTCGCTGATCCCGGCTACAAGGACATCGATGGCCTCGATGAATTGGGTTTCCCGATCGCGGAGGCGAGCCCAAGCGGGGATGTTCGGATTACGAAGCTCCCCGAGACGGGCGGTGAGGTAAGCATCCGAACCTGCAAAGAGCAACTGCTGTACGAGATTCATGATCCAAGCCGGTACATCACTCCAGACGGGATCGCTGATTTTACCGGTGTCTCGTTTACCCAAGAGGAGGAAGACGTAGTAACCGTAACAGGAGCAGTGGCCGCACCGCCTCCAGAGACGCTGAAGGTCAATATCGGCTACGTAGAGAGCTATCAAGGAGAAGGGCAAATATCGTATGCAGGCCCGGGGGCGGAAGAACGAGCGGAGTTGGCTGCGGATATCGTCCAATCCCGACTCGAATCACGTGATATCGAGCTCCGAGAGATACGGATAGACCTGATCGGTCGAGACTCACTTCATGGGGAAATCGGCGTTGATCACTCCGAATCTCCATACGAGGTGCGAGTGCGCGTCGCCGGAAAATGCTCGACCCGGGACGAAGCGAAATGGATCGGACGTGAAGTCCAGACCCTGTATACGAACGGACCCGCTGGAGGAGGAGGAGCGACGATGAACACTTCCCAAATCGTCGGCATCGTCTCGACAACGATTCCGCGAGAGAGGGTAGCTCCCAAAATCATCGGGGATTCAACATGACTCAAGTACGTGAATTGGCGCACGCCCGAGCTGGTGATAAGGGTGATACACTCAACATTGCTGTTTTCGCAAATAATCAGGAGGCGTTCGAACGACTGGAAGAAGAGCTCACAGCGGAGATAGTCGAGGAAACGTTTGATCCATTGATCTCAGGGACAGTAGAGCGATACACTCTCCCAGAGCTACAATCCTTCAACTTCGTTCTCTACAACGCGCTTGCCGGTGGTGTAACGACGTCGCTCCGTATTGATTCACACGGGAAGTCGTTGTCATACGTGTTGTTAGGGATAGAACTCTCCTAGTTCCAGATCGATCTATTTTCTATAGGGATTAGCCATTTTCAAAGGCCGAAGAGATGACTGCCCTGGATCATTCGAATAATCCAGACACCCCTCATACCGAGTGAGGCGGCTCATCGGTAAGCACCGATTTGAAGAATACATATCTGAACAGATTATATGTCCACCACACCCCTCGTACCGAGTGACAAACACGAAGGAGGAGTTGAGATTCTGTCTCGGGAGACACCCCTCATACCGAGTGAACGGAGAAAGAATAATCGATCACGAGAAGAGAATACAGACTAATACTCGTCACTCGGTACAGGGAGTGGGTGTTCTATCGATATTCCTTAAAATATCGATCTATTCCCACTATGTGAGGTATATTGAGCCTGTATTCAGCATCTCACTCCGTACGGGGTTCGATAGAATTAATAGACAGGCTAAAGATCTCACACGATATGTCCGAACAATCGTCTTCGCGATCGCACGACATCTTCGAAAGCGGGGATATCTTTGCCAACCGCGAGCTGGTACGGGTTGGACACGTACCCGAGCTCGGTCGCGTCGTCGGTCGCGACGACGAGATCAACGAAGTCGGAGGCGCGCTCGGTCCAGCGACTCGCGGCGGACCCCCGGAGACGACGATCATCTACGGGAAGACGGGCACGGGAAAGTCGCTCGTTTCCCGATGCGTCACTCGGGAGGCTAATCGTCGGGCAGAGGAAAACGACGTATCGCTGCAGTACGCGTACGTGGACTGTTCTGACTATCAGTCGGAAACGCAGGCGAGCCGCGAGATGGCTCGTGAGCTCATATCGCACCTCGGAACGGATGAGTCAGTTCCTCGAACGGGAATCAGCGCTGCGGATTATCGGGACATCACGTGGGAGCTCCTCGAGAAGTACGCCGTCGACTCGTTCGTCGTAATCCTCGATGAGATCGACAAACTCAGCGACGATCAGTTGCTTCGCAGTCTCTCCCGAGCACGAGAGAGTGGGAAGTCAGATACGTTCATCGGCGTCATCTGCATCAGCAACAAAATCGCGTACCGCGAGCGGCTGAACGAGCGGGTAGACTCTAGCCTGCAGGACAACGAACTGATCTTCGATCCTTACGATGCGGGGGAGCTACAGGACATTCTCGAGCATCGAAAGGACGCCTTCAAAGAGGATGTCCTCGACGACGACGTGATTCCGAAGACGGCCGCTCTAGCGGCTCGAGAACACGGGGACGCACGCAAAGCCGTCGAGACGTTCTACGAAGCCGGGCGTCTCGCCGAGAAGGCGAATGCATCGAGAGTGACGGTCGACTACGTGGACGATGCCATCACCCAAGCGGAGGTCAACCGGTTCGAACGCCTCGTCAGCGGCCAGACCCCTCACGTCAAGCACATCCTCCGGGCGCTGGCATTGCTTACCGAGGACAAACAACAAAGCCGGTTCAAAACAGCGGAGATCTACGACCTCTACGAGCGAATCGCGGAGACGGAAGAGACGGATCCGTTATCGTACGACCGCGTTGCTCGTCTTCTCAAAGAGCAGTCGTTTCTGGGGATCACGGAAAGCGAACATACGGGAGGCGGCCCCGGCGAGGGCAGCTATCTCAAGCATCGGTTGATTCGAGATCCCGATATCGTCCTCGGTGCGCTAAACGGCGAATAAATCCGATCTCCAATTGACGCTACCCCTTGTACCGAGTGAGGTTACACGATAGGAATCGCAGGTTCGGTTTCTCACTCGGTACGAGGGGTGTGTCGGTAAGTAAAATGAAAATCAAGGAGCCGTCACCGTGGCTGAATCGAACGTTCCTAACTGATCTCCAGGAGGTATTTCGTCCTATCAGGGAGCGTTAACTCAGAAGTATTGTTTCGGTTGCTCGTCTAAGGACCACACGAGTATCGCGCCTCGGCAATGCACATCGTGTCGAAGACCCGAAAAAGGAGCGATCGTATCCACGTTGATTATGTGTTCAGTCCATTGGCCTACTTCGTTGGTGAACTTTGTAGCAATGTCTTCGCTCGTAATTTCCGTACCAGCACCAGCAACCGGTCGATAGTAAATGCCGAGGAACGTTTTCGTCACCCGAACATCAGCTGTGGCAAGTTTGTTGACGTCGTGTAGGAATGATCGCGGATTACGATCCTGATATGGATTGAATACTTTGCTGAAACCTTGTGGCGAAGAGCATTGATCAGCTCTCTGAAAACGAAACAACTTGGCTTCGCAGTATTCCATTGTGTTATATGCCTCGATAACCAGATCACAAGATTGACCACCTGAATACCGAACATTTGCTGGATTAGACTTTGCCGTATAGATTATTCCGTTAAATGTATCCTGAGCATTTACCTCGTTAACAAGCGCATCAATCTGATCATTTTCGTCATGGGGGCCGATCCCTGTACCATAATCTTTGTTCTCGCCAATCGTCTCGTCAACGTCGGAGATAATATCTGCAAACAGCTCTGCGAGTTCACCTGTGTACGTTGCTGGCTCATCCATTACCACCCAAAATCAGACAGACAGATCTTGAAGGTTAGGTGTGCGTGATTAGACGTTTGAGTTAGGTGTTACTGCTTAGTTGGTACCAGCATAGTCGGCCGAGAGGTTATTATTGTAGATCCGTATCGCGGATATCCGGAACGGATCGAGTAATTACTGGTTGGTTCAAGATCTCGTGTAGAATGTCCTGACGCTGGCGCATTTTGTCCTCCTCGGATTGAACGTCATAGTGCTGCTCGATAATGGCTGGTGAGACGTTACACCGCTCGCTAACGACCGCTATCGGAACGCCTGATCGGAGCAGGTAGGTGATGTACCCGCGGCGGATGGGATGAGGCGTCAAACTCGACGGGCACTTCGACGCTCGATCGACGTCGGTAGCGGCGGTGCACTCCTCTGGAACGCGATCGTATGGACACTCGAGGCCGATCTCACACGGTCGGGACCACTTGTAGATGTACTTGCGGATCGTCGTCTTCGCGACCCGACCCTGTGCGGTCGCGAGCAGCGGCTCGCGATCGTACGAGTCGGTCACGTCCGGACGTTGGTGTGCCAGATAGTCGTCGACGATCTCACACGCCTCTTCGGAGAGCCCGATCCACCGTTCACCCTCGGATCCGTTCTTGATCGGAGTGCCGGTCTCGGGTCGGTGGACGATCTCCACGTATGACGGTTCACAGTCGCTTTGGTAATCCTTGACGTCGAGCGCTCGAAGCGCACCAAGGCGAACGCCGGTCTCAACGAGTAGGAGCCAAGCGACGTGCTCGATGCTAGCGTACTCGTACTTGGCGAGGTGATCGAGAATCGGCAGGGCCTCCTCTCGGTGTAGTACCCGGTCACTGGCCTTCTTCTCGTCGGGAACGTTCGGGGGATTGGCGCACTTCCAGAGGCCGGGTTGTACCGCGTCGATTCGCTCGCACCACCGGAGGAACACGTGGAGGGTATCCATCAGGGTCTTCTCGGTGTTCACGCCGACCTCCTCGCGACGATGAAGTTGGAACTTCCGGACATCGCGTGTCGATACCTCCGTGAGATCGTCGAGGCCCTGGTCGCGACACCAATCGATGAAGGATCCAAGGCGTGATTTGTGGGAGCTAATGGTGGACTTCCGGCACTCCCGTGCCTTATCGTCGAGGTAGAGTTCGAGGGCGCGCTCCGGCTCAATTGATTCGAGATCGGGACTGACCTCGTCGAGTAACTCCTGGAGGGCTTTCGTCATCCGCTCGTCGACCGGTAGTTCCGAGGGGTCGATCGATCCGGACATCAGTACAACTCCTCCACGAACGCCGCGAGCGAGTCGTCAGGATAGAACGCTCGAATTCTGTCGGGGTTGGTCTCGATATAGTGCGATATCGCTCTTCGAACGCCGCTGCAGTCGTGACGTCATGATCGTCGACGACCTGTTCAAGGAGGGCTGCTTTCTCTGCTGGCAGGCGGGTTGCGACCGCCTTTGTCCTATCAGGGGACATGGCCGCCCAGTACAGGACCTAGTATATAACTTGTCCAATTAATTGGGATTGGGGTGAGGTCTCCGGCTGAAATCGCAAGACGGAGTGAGTATATTGGGGTGAAATTGGGGTGACGAGAAGGGTGGAGAAAATCGATAGACGGGATTGGGGGAATTGGCGTCGATAATCTTGGTTTCGGTAATCAACGCACTAGAACTTTGCGAGAAGTTGCAGAGATGTGCCACCGAGATCACTGCGGAAACGTCCCTCATAATCTCGAGGAGTTAAAACGTCCTTGGCGTGTTGGGCCATATTCTGCTCGTGCCTGTCTTGTATTTGCATTCGGTGATCCACTGGCCCTTGTTGATTCGAATATCGCACGGATCATCGAGCGTGTTGTTGATTACAATATGCCTACTCAACCTCACAAGAGCGACCAAGTGTACAAACTGATGGAATGTCTTGTCCCGACCGATTCCGATCTTGCCCGAGCGTTTAATCTTGCACTGATCGATCTGGGTGCGATCATATGTACCACTTCTCGGCCAGAGTGTGAACTATGTCCGTTGAACAGCTGCTGCATCTATTTTGCAGAAAGAAAAAGCGAAGAACAGGTGTAGAATCAGATCCATCGTGGTACTTTATGATGGGCCAATGATGCTAATAGACTATGTCCCGATCGTTTGAGGTTGGTACGGAATACAGGGATAACGGTGTAAAATACAAGACGGAGTCCGGAGATCAGTTTCAATCGTGGCTGACTGAACCAGTCCCGCAGGGGGAACCCGCCTTTATTCCGATGAAGGCCATGAAGCCCCTCCGGACCTATTCTGACTCAAGCAAAATCGGAGATTAGCGGCCTTCATCCTTGTATCAGATAACAGGGACAAGGTGTATCCAGACCAGCTAGAGCTCGACCAAGGAGAAATAAGATACTGGGGTGATGCGAAGCGACAAGAGCCTGACGAGGAGATTGCGATTGACGAATTTTACGGTAACAAGCATCTTCTGCCAGAAGGTGAAAAAGTCGAAGAAGAAAGGTTCGAACAGACAGCACCCATCTTATTTTTTCAAAAAGAGAGATCCGGCTATGTCCGGTTCCGCGGCCTCTGCGTACTTGAGAATGTGAGTCGGGACAAATACAAACAATCATTCGAGAATACTCAGGTCTGGACGCCGAACTATCTCTTTCATCTCGCCATCATGGATACCGACACTGTTCCTCTGGAATGGATTCATGGTCGAGTTGCGGAAGGGATCGATACTTATCATCCAGATGTTTGGGAGAAATGGAAGTTGACAGGCCAAATCGAGCGTCGCCGTAGAATTGGATCTGATATACAACCCGATAATACCGGACGAGAGAATGATTATAAGGGAACGATATACGAATACCAAGTCACTCAAATACAGGTCAGCGATGCCTTCCGGCGGAGGGCCTTTGAGTTATATGAAAACAAATGTGTTCTTACCGAAATCGAAGAAAGCCCGCTCGTAACACTGTCTCACATTGTACCAAGAAGTGACGAAATTGGATATGCAGAGGATATTACAAATGTCATGCTCCTGAACTGGACCCATCATGTTGCATTCGACAGCGGGATTTTTACCCTTGATACCGATCTACGTCTCCGAGTAAATCCCGCGTTCAAGGCCAACGACTCTTGGCTTCGACGAACTCTACTCGAAAGAGATGGAAAGAAGCTTGATCTTCCGGAAGACGTATACCTCTCGGAAGATCGGATACGTGAACGAAATGCTTCCATAGAGTGGTGGCCACTTTCAAAATGAGCTCTCTGTGATGGGTAGCTCAGTGGTCGTACCTTCTAATTCAATCATAGTGCATAGATTTGGTAGGAAGACATGATCGATAGTCACGAGCGGGTGACGCTTAGGAGTGAGTACGCGTCACTCAGAGATATTGCGGTGACCTTGTGTAATGTACGTAGAGAAAATAGAGAAGAGAATAATCTTCCATTACGACAAGTCGTCAGTCGATGATCTAAGGGTACCTTGAGTATATCATGACGTTTCTTACCGTAATTATAATAACAATGTAACGACAGTTTTAATCCGATTGACGGGTAGGGTTAACCCGAAGAGATCGCGAGCACTAGGAGCGTATTTTTTGTGCCCGTAGGCACACTCCCTAAAGGGAATATCCCACTGACTGAGACGAAACTTCTCGACGAGCGATTCTATCGGTTGTTCGAATACCCGTCAGCCTGTCAATCACCAACTCGCGCGACACGTTTCCAGAAAAAAGTACCACTTTTAATAGATTATCACAGCGTGGCCATTCCCGAGTCGCCTGCTATCTGAGAGTCAACTTAACCAAGTAAGCCTAGAGATG from Halalkalicoccus sp. NIPERK01 harbors:
- a CDS encoding acyclic terpene utilization AtuA family protein — translated: MVSTQTIRLGAGAGYGGDRIEPAVQLARNGELDYLIFEGLAERTTALAQMEKLEDTDRGYNSLLEERFHAVLPHCAENGTRIVTNMGAANVPAAVEKTTQIVSELDLELSVAGVVGCDVVDEFDHFEEESFDGESISEYRSSAVSANAYIGCGRIVDALAKGADIVVTGRVADVSLYLGPLLHEFDWKRDADHEKYLGQGIVLGHLMECAGQITGGYFADPGYKDIDGLDELGFPIAEASPSGDVRITKLPETGGEVSIRTCKEQLLYEIHDPSRYITPDGIADFTGVSFTQEEEDVVTVTGAVAAPPPETLKVNIGYVESYQGEGQISYAGPGAEERAELAADIVQSRLESRDIELREIRIDLIGRDSLHGEIGVDHSESPYEVRVRVAGKCSTRDEAKWIGREVQTLYTNGPAGGGGATMNTSQIVGIVSTTIPRERVAPKIIGDST
- a CDS encoding Cdc6/Cdc18 family protein codes for the protein MSEQSSSRSHDIFESGDIFANRELVRVGHVPELGRVVGRDDEINEVGGALGPATRGGPPETTIIYGKTGTGKSLVSRCVTREANRRAEENDVSLQYAYVDCSDYQSETQASREMARELISHLGTDESVPRTGISAADYRDITWELLEKYAVDSFVVILDEIDKLSDDQLLRSLSRARESGKSDTFIGVICISNKIAYRERLNERVDSSLQDNELIFDPYDAGELQDILEHRKDAFKEDVLDDDVIPKTAALAAREHGDARKAVETFYEAGRLAEKANASRVTVDYVDDAITQAEVNRFERLVSGQTPHVKHILRALALLTEDKQQSRFKTAEIYDLYERIAETEETDPLSYDRVARLLKEQSFLGITESEHTGGGPGEGSYLKHRLIRDPDIVLGALNGE
- a CDS encoding site-specific integrase; protein product: MSGSIDPSELPVDERMTKALQELLDEVSPDLESIEPERALELYLDDKARECRKSTISSHKSRLGSFIDWCRDQGLDDLTEVSTRDVRKFQLHRREEVGVNTEKTLMDTLHVFLRWCERIDAVQPGLWKCANPPNVPDEKKASDRVLHREEALPILDHLAKYEYASIEHVAWLLLVETGVRLGALRALDVKDYQSDCEPSYVEIVHRPETGTPIKNGSEGERWIGLSEEACEIVDDYLAHQRPDVTDSYDREPLLATAQGRVAKTTIRKYIYKWSRPCEIGLECPYDRVPEECTAATDVDRASKCPSSLTPHPIRRGYITYLLRSGVPIAVVSERCNVSPAIIEQHYDVQSEEDKMRQRQDILHEILNQPVITRSVPDIRDTDLQ
- a CDS encoding HNH endonuclease; this translates as MTGQIERRRRIGSDIQPDNTGRENDYKGTIYEYQVTQIQVSDAFRRRAFELYENKCVLTEIEESPLVTLSHIVPRSDEIGYAEDITNVMLLNWTHHVAFDSGIFTLDTDLRLRVNPAFKANDSWLRRTLLERDGKKLDLPEDVYLSEDRIRERNASIEWWPLSK